One window of Papaver somniferum cultivar HN1 chromosome 9, ASM357369v1, whole genome shotgun sequence genomic DNA carries:
- the LOC113313443 gene encoding zinc finger protein 8-like, protein MEKTNHQSSSRETHDFMSVDSFSQLPFIRPAPSVPLKGNNNNPPVRLFGIEFGTGDKTTTTPITEESDHSITGGNRSIIVDHTKDNNNNNESSNNADSNRKFECHYCCRNFPTSQALGGHQNAHKRERQHAKRAHLQSTMAHSNVIPDGHLYGLVNYHRLGHNSTTIPAYPSWNYSTITNNDHNNSNTNNKFYGFSSSSSSHHHHQSSTSRPINGSPLALYRTQAAHHNNDQVFNRDRSSSSSSSSMLNPLPLFASDHHDLRSTVHLNGSSLPNRHYESKNNIHEHVSLDLRL, encoded by the coding sequence ATGGAAAAAACAAATCATCAGAGTAGCAGTAGagaaacacatgattttatgagtgTAGACTCTTTTTCACAATTGCCTTTTATTCGTCCTGCTCCATCTGTTCCGCtgaagggaaataataataatcctCCGGTTCGTCTTTTTGGTATAGAATTTGGAACTGGAGATAAAACTACTACTACTCCGATAACTGAAGAATCTGACCATTCAATTACTGGTGGTAACAGGAGCATAATCGTCGACCATACAaaagataacaacaacaacaacgaaagCAGCAACAACGCCGACAGTAATCGTAAGTTCGAATGCCATTATTGTTGCAGGAACTTTCCTACTTCACAAGCTTTGGGAGGCCATCAGAACGCACATAAACGTGAACGTCAACATGCTAAACGTGCACACCTGCAATCTACCATGGCGCACAGTAATGTCATCCCTGACGGTCATCTTTACGGCCTCGTAAATTATCATCGGCTTGGTCATAACTCCACCACAATCCCAGCTTACCCTTCTTGGAATTACAGTACCATCACAAACAACGACCATAACAATAGCAACACCAATAATAAGTTTTATGGGTTTTCCTCGTCTTCTtcctctcatcatcatcatcagagcaGTACAAGTAGACCTATTAATGGAAGTCCATTAGCTCTATATAGAACCCAGGCAGCTCATCATAACAATGATCAAGTTTTTAATAGAgatcgttcttcttcttcttcctcttcctccatGCTTAATCCTTTGCCGTTATTTGCCAGTGATCATCATGATTTGAGATCGACGGTTCATTTAAACGGGTCTAGCTTGCCAAATCGACATTACGAATCCAAGAACAACATACATGAGCACGTGAGTTTGGATCTTCGTTTGTAA